Proteins found in one Cheilinus undulatus linkage group 9, ASM1832078v1, whole genome shotgun sequence genomic segment:
- the endouc gene encoding poly(U)-specific endoribonuclease-C yields MAVRLCGVLVLLTSLLTGLNASRPAVNQELSNLFNELWRLDVNRMSPGVDYTISVQGRASFVNQGSHVVQDHASLPLFSNVNENKLRNITTFSRLTNLLDNYERTTGVAERVTAEELTETNLFLDAVLETEVMKRAHRYLVSKGKSSSNLRLFKSQLHLIWFHLYHRQRNTGLDSCGFEHVFVGETKSETEIIGFHNWVQFYLQEKNRHLDYKGYKARNHDLPDQDDHVLNLQFSWHGLVKPVGSSFIGTSPEFEMAVFTIVFLMNTDRSTTVLVNIDRCQMELVVIRHGRSLGTAYPKLLSSNSRHIRQHSH; encoded by the exons ATGGCTGTAag GCTCTGTGGAGTTCTTGTCCTCCTTACGTCTCTCCTCACTGGACTAAATGCATCAAG ACCAGCTGTAAACCAGGAACTCTCCAATCTCTTCAATGAGCTGTGGAGGTTGGATGTGAATCGGATGAGTCCTGGTGTAGATTACACAATCTCTGTTCAG GGAAGAGCCAGTTTTGTAAACCAGGGCAGCCATGTTGTACAGGATCATGCCTCACTTCCTCTGTTCTCCAATGTTAATGAGAATAAACTGAGGAACATAACCACTTTCTCCA GGTTAACAAATCTTCTGGACAACTATGAGCGGACCACTGGCGTGGCTGAACGTGTCACAGCAGAGGAGCTGACCGAGACTAATCTCTTCCTGGATGCTGTCTTAGAGACTGAAGTCATGAAG CGGGCTCATAGGTATCTGGTGAGCAAAGGAAAGTCCAGCTCTAACCTGCGCCTCTTTAAGAGTCAGCTGCACCTGATCTGGTTCCACCTTTaccacagacagagaaacacagg CCTGGACTCCTGTGGATTTGAGCATGTCTTTGTTGGAGAGACAAAATCTGAAACAGAAATCATTGGTTTTCACAACTGGGTCCAGTTCTAcctgcaagaaaaaaacagacatttggACTACAAGGGCTACAAGGCCAGAAATCATGACCTT cctgATCAAGATGACCACGTCCTGAACCTCCAGTTCAGCTGGCATGGTTTGGTGAAGCCTGTTGGCAGCTCCTTTATTGGGACCAGCCCTGAGTTTGAGATGGCGGTCTTCACCATCGTCTTCCTGATGAACACAGACAGGAGCACCACAGTGCTGGTCAATATCGACCGGTGTCAGATGGAGCTCGTGGTCATAAGACACGGACGCTCCCTTGGGACGGCATATCCCAAACTGCTCAGCAGCAACAGCAGGCATATTAGACAGCACTCACACTGA